In Spirochaetota bacterium, the DNA window CACTATACCTTCAATAGTTATCTTGCTGCAATTCCTGAAATACAAACATCCGAAACCGCCGATACCCCGCTGATCATTGCGCTCGATCCTGCTGCCGTCAAGTATCCCCCTGCCGTACACTCGGATATTCGTCGCATTAAATCCAATAAAGCATCCGTACACCACCGCACCGCCGGCAATATAGACGGTATCGCCGCTTTTCAGCTGCAGTATACCTACATCGTGAACTCCGGGGCCGAAGTATATCATATTCGGCGACTGGATCACGCGCACTTTGTCCTGAATGGGCGAACAGTAATTGCATTGATATGTATTGCAGAAAAATATTTTCCCCTTGGGCACATCCTTCTGCGCTGGATTGGGGAATAGATGCAGGGCATTATGATACCCGTTCACTTCGACCGTGACCGGGGCGATTGAGTTCAATTCAAAACTTATTTTATTGCCGTCAACGTTCGGCTTTATACCCAGCGAGAGGGGCCGTACCACCACATCGGTCACCGATTGCTGAGAGGTCACTTCGATCTTCACACTGCCGTTCATGTCCCAATAGGAGAATCCTGCCAGCTCCGTTTGTTCGAGCGGCCGCTGATAGCCCGGGAACCATTGATTGAACGGCACCGCCGACACACGGCATGCGTATATCGGCACCGGCTGGCCATCGATCTTCAATTGATACCCGTCAAATACCGGCTGACCCGCAGGCATTGAGTATAGTGTAGGACCATCATATCTTGA includes these proteins:
- a CDS encoding LamG domain-containing protein, translated to MNRTSRGLLMVGIGVVLSSVFNAAGLKAADNDIALSYEGAAWVKGKFGGALQFDGSSGCIDCGDQKQLSLTGALTLEAWVKRSGRTPYSVIIGKGKDKTYQIDTGSSGTGVRFVLIGAFVNFEAPDVIPEGTWVHIAAAYDGKNTARIYVNGKEVKTQTIDKAKGEVKDVRVSLGIGYNGESGGFFNGAIDEVRITKKCLNSFELEKVPAADADTVLLLHFDEGGGIVLKNAALGSADAAADAHNSRYDGPTLYSMPAGQPVFDGYQLKIDGQPVPIYACRVSAVPFNQWFPGYQRPLEQTELAGFSYWDMNGSVKIEVTSQQSVTDVVVRPLSLGIKPNVDGNKISFELNSIAPVTVEVNGYHNALHLFPNPAQKDVPKGKIFFCNTYQCNYCSPIQDKVRVIQSPNMIYFGPGVHDVGILQLKSGDTVYIAGGAVVYGCFIGFNATNIRVYGRGILDGSRIERNDQRGIGGFGCLYFRNCSKITIEGIV